From Bradysia coprophila strain Holo2 unplaced genomic scaffold, BU_Bcop_v1 contig_324, whole genome shotgun sequence, the proteins below share one genomic window:
- the LOC119079700 gene encoding uncharacterized protein LOC119079700, with amino-acid sequence MWGVIGKVLVGQFVHKHCRRDFGRKSSKESYPEDLTASNQITSDVSLDEICFFCGCPAKYIENGKRRLDVEIAKTSKFIENLPANIAKRSDEWSQKVANRIEGKDLLNATYHKNCNIHFQTLKSIPLCHGVSVAKQVGRPQNQSKLEALSKVVKLMESAEDEIFSIKDLVELMQQECDEIIENRYLKKKLLEYFGERVLVITNDGKPDLLVLSQSVKPLINKLYEQQLSRQGQSERDVYVSKAADIIKSEVLVASANKECYPSSETLSDVAKQNQFLPNSLRRFLSEIFVEANCELKIASIGQAIMQAMRPRTIIAPLQIGLGVQLHHAFKSKFLIETLHKMGFSSSYSEVLRFRYCAASTVEEIHPNPNQMVKFVADNIDHDTRTIDGKGTFHGMGIIAAFTPGQSSKVVVRSKATIEDVKAVGQIEVLPYSNKPVGHGMCYEDVPELKYEDDFLPTTLLLNTTWLLRTTRPSWSGIMQLISHGSHPGNSSIKVLPMIDLAASDPTCIFSALHFLCKEAEKYGVTPIITFDQPLWWKASLIIQDEPVSSRLKKIVLLLGGFHMQMSFLGSIGYLMTGTGLQECLETVYAPNSVIHMLSGKAIQRAVRGHFLVSTAVNALITKKAESILPKIDWNTLFAESADLYDQLISLQLDSDELCSNKLLKSLTQHFTEIKNKLLDHRTAKLWIQYIEMVDLLRDFIRSERTGNWKLHLATVQKKIPYFIAAGHNNYAKSSQIYLKRMQQLEHSHPDVYKHFMSGHHVVRRSDRFWAGLSCDLTIEQTLMRAAKSRGGFTRGGGCSEVQRMVWIQSMPACTEVNIAMQKITHLHYETSEQHKDCSESMQARNEKDTKVIFEFLEDRDPFSLDDVKLRSIHTGEEAPGNVNVDDASKIGSSVLSKMIGQDVSTYSFENANKAVTMGSSSAILIDGKVTHIDPQLLFQRLMLMARNFNDEKLKDVFKYELSQSPSSLFDDAGLMREAKTNEFVKQCIAGDALMYNARVLADLESNSQHVLCGNLFLNRVVWKKNQTFRDICLMYVDYAKQFSNPVIVFDCVPDRTTMDEYHFRRSKGIRGVNIKFSGHTVFNSKKEHFMANKSNRDCFMTMLSKVLIENGCTVMRAERDQNMTIARTATEMALTSPIVVTANDMEIIIMLCYRFQIDGYDIIYSNEECSKKPPVRYSIRSIREKHDQQAISSIYFLHAIGGCKTTSHLHSIGKAQPLKKFEKSTDFRSIAGTFLSQSSTMTEVVDAGFRAITILYDGNVGESLNELRFKQFSKKVSTKKSAVLVNSLPPTSGAAKYHALRVYFQIQEWLGSQSLDPAKFGWKVTSKDCSRLTPITSDMEPAPPELLSKIRCQCKGDCSTLKCGCKKNQVKCSSACAVCCGTDCLNIDSLDETEDETSAHSD; translated from the exons ATGTGGGGTGTTattggaaag GTTTTAGTCGGTCAGTTTGTTCACAAACATTGTCGAAGAGATTTTGGCCGTAAGTCCAGTAAAGAGTCATATCCAGAGGATCTCACAGCTTCCAATCAAATCACCTCAGATGTTTCATTGGACGAAATATGCTTCTTTTGCGGCTGCCCGGCGAAGtatattgaaaatggaaagCGACGGCTCGATGTAGAGATCgcaaaaacatcaaaatttattgaaaacctTCCTGCAAATATTGCGAAACGCAGCGACGAATGGTCCCAAAAAGTTGCAAATCGAATTGAAGGCAAAGATCTGCTGAATGCAACTTATCACAAAAACTGCAACATTCATTTCCAAACTCTCAAAAGCATTCCTTTGTGTCATGGGGTTAGTGTTGCCAAACAAGTTGGTCGTCCACAAAATCAATCGAAGCTCGAGGCTCTTTCTAAAGTGGTAAAACTGATGGAAAGTGCTGAGGACGAGATCTTTTCAATAAAAGATCTCGTTGAACTAATGCAACAAGAATGTGATGAAATCATCGAGAATCGGTATTTGAAGAAAAAGCTTCTGGAATATTTCGGAGAAAGGGTTCTGGTGATAACAAACGATGGCAAACCCGACCTGCTAGTTTTAAG CCAGTCAGTGAAACCCTTGATCAACAAACTGTATGAACAACAGTTGTCAAGACAAGGTCAGTCCGAACGAGATGTTTACGTTTCAAAAGCAGCTGATATTATCAAGTCAGAGGTGTTGGTTGCATCTGCGAACAAGGAATGTTACCCATCTTCAGAAACGTTATCAGATGTGGCGAAACAGAACCAATTTCTACCCAATTCGCTTCGTCGTTTCCtcagtgaaatttttgttgaggcTAACTGTGAATTAAAGATTGCTTCAATTGGACAAGCCATCATGCAAGCGATGAGACCACGAACAATCATTGCGCCTTTACAAATTGGTCTGGGTGTCCAACTACATCACGCATTTAAATCAAAGTTTCTGATCGAAACTCTTCATAAAATGGGATTTTCATCCTCGTATTCGGAGGTGCTAAGATTCAGATATTGCGCCGCTTCGACTGTCGAAGAAATTCATCCCAATCCTAATCAA ATGGTCAAGTTTGTGGCTGACAACATCGATCATGACACACGAACGATCGATGGCAAAGGTACGTTCCATGGCATGGGAATTATCGCTGCGTTCACGCCAGGACAAAGTAGCAAAGTCGTCGTTAGAAGCAAAGCAACGATTGAAGACGTAAAAGCTGTTGGACAGATCGAAGTTTTACCATACTCAAACAAACCTGTTGGGCATGGTATGTGCTATGAGGATGTACCAGAGCTCAAGTACGAAGACGATTTTCTTCCTACAACATTACTGTTAAACACAACATGGTTGCTTCGAACAACACGTCCATCGTGGTCTGGAATAATGCAGCTAATTAGTCATGGATCACATCCGG GCAACTCATCCATCAAAGTTTTACCAATGATCGACCTTGCTGCATCAGATCCGACATGCATTTTCTCTGCTCTCCACTTTCTATGTAAAGAAGCTGAAAAGTATGGCGTGACACCTATAATAACATTTGATCAGCCCTTATGGTGGAAAGCATCGTTGATAATCCAAGATGAGCCTGTTTCtagtcgattaaaaaaaatcgtcctGCTTTTGGGAGGATTCCATATGCAAATGAGTTTCCTTGGTTCGATTGGCTATTTGATGACTGGGACTGGTTTGCAGGAGTGTTTGGAAACTGTTTACGCGCCTAATAGTGTCATACATATGCTATCTGGGAAAGCAATTCAACGTGCAGTTCGTGGCCATTTTCTAGTTAGCACCGCGGTAAATGCATTGATTACAAAGAAAGCTGAATCCATCCTACCGAAAATTGACTGGAACACACTCTTTGCTGAATCTGCTGATCTATATGACCAACTGATATCGCTACAACTTGATTCGGATGAGTTGTGTTCGAACAAACTTCTCAAATCACTCACACAACATTTCActgaaatcaaaaataaacttctgGATCATCGTACAGCAAAACTCTGGATCCAATACATTGAAATGGTGGATTTGCTCCGAGATTTTATAAGGAGTGAACGAACAGGAAATTGGAAACTACACCTGGCCACAGTCCAAAAGAAGATTCCTTACTTCATAGCTGCTGGTCATAACAATTATGCAAAGAGTTCCCAGATTTACTTGAAACGCATGCAACAGTTGGAGCATAGTCATCCAGATGTTTACAAACATTTCATGAGTGGCCATCATGTCGTCCGACGATCCGATCGATTTTGGGCTGGACTTTCCTGCGATCTCACAATTGAACAGACATTGATGCGAGCAGCTAAATCGCGAGGAGGATTTACTCGAGGGGGTGGATGTTCAGAAGTTCAGCGAATGGTTTGGATCCAGTCTATGCCAGCATGTACGGAAGTGAACATCGCAATGCAGAAAATCACACATCTACACTACGAAACCAGTGAACAACATAAGGATTGTTCCGAGTCAAT GCAAGCTAGAAACGAAAAAGACACAAAAGTGATTTTCGAGTTTCTGGAGGATCGAGATCCGTTTTCACTGGATGACGTTAAGCTGCGAAGCATACATACTGGCGAGGAGGCGCCAGGAAACGTCAATGTCGATGATGCCTCGAAAATTGGTTCCAGCGTCTTATCGAAAATGATTGGACAGGATGTATCAACCTACAGTTTTGAAAATGCGAACAAGGCTGTGACTATGGGTTCAAGTAGTGCCATATTGATCGATGGAAAAGTTACCCACATCGACCCACAACTACTTTTCCAAAGGCTTATGCTGATGGCAAGAAATTTCAATGATGAGAAACTCAAAGATGTGTTCAAATATGAGTTATCTCAAAGTCCGTCCTCCTTGTTCGATGATGCTGGTCTTATGAGAGAAGCAAAAACGAATGAATTCGTGAAACAGTGCATAGCTGGAGACGCACTGATGTACAATGCACGAGTCTTGGCAGATTTGGAAAGTAACAGTCAGCATGTTCTCTGCGGAAATTTGTTTCTGAATCGGGTggtttggaaaaaaaatcaaacttttcGCGACATTTGTTTGATGTATGTTGACTACGCGAAGCAGTTCAGCAATCCTGTTATTGTCTTCGACTGTGTTCCAGACCGAACCACGATGGACGAGTATCATTTTCGACGGAGCAAAGGGATCCGAGGAGTCAATATTAAATTCTCAGGCCATACAGTCTTCAATTCGAAGAAAGAACATTTCATGGCAAATAAATCGAATCGAGACTGTTTCATGACTATGCTGTCGAAGGTGTTGATCGAGAATGGATGTACTGTGATGCGAGCTGAACGAGATCAAAATATGACGATCGCTAGAACAGCAACTGAAATGGCACTAACATCTCCAATCGTGGTGACTGCGAATGATATGGAAATCATAATCATGTTGTGCTACCGCTTCCAGATCGATGGCTATGACATAATTTACAGTAACGAAGAGTGTTCAAAAAAACCACCAGTCCGTTACAGCATCCGAAGCATTCGAGAAAAGCACGACCAACAAGCCATCAGTTCTATCTACTTCCTGCACGCGATTGGTGGGTGTAAAACCACGTCTCACTTACATTCTATTGGAAAAGCGCAACCAttgaagaaatttgagaaGAGTACCGATTTTCGTTCAATCGCTGGCACATTCCTAAGTCAATCATCAACGATGACAGAAGTTGTGGATGCTGGTTTTAGAGCCATCACTATACTTTACGATGGCAACGTTGGTGAGAGTCTCAATGAACTGCGCTTTAAGCAGTTTTCAAAAAAGGTCTCCACGAAAAAATCAGCAGTTCTGGTGAATTCCCTTCCTCCGACATCAGGTGCTGCGAAATACCATGCTTTGAGAGTGTATTTCCAAATTCAAGAATGGTTGGGGAGTCAGAGCCTGGATCCAGCAAAATTTGGTTGGAAGGTCACATCTAAGGATTGTTCCAGACTCACACCTATAACATCAGATATGGAGCCCGCACCACCTGAACTGTTATCAAAAATTCGTTGCCAGTGCAAAGGTGATTGCAGCACCTTAAAATGCGGCTGCAAAAAGAACCAAGTGAAGTGTTCTTCAGCGTGTGCAGTCTGTTGTGGCACAGACTGTCTAAATATTGATTCATTGGATGAAACCGAAGATGAAACGTCGGCACATAGTGACTAA